A stretch of the Candidatus Kapaibacterium sp. genome encodes the following:
- the ccsA gene encoding cytochrome c biogenesis protein CcsA has protein sequence MFGKILIILTVLFGLLSTILYLVSYKKDHLRKLGRIFYYLMTAGIVGASIYLLANILGHNFQFTYIWEYSSTELQNYFLVASFYSGQQGSFMLWMIVLAIVGLFLINGTKNNGYESLAMGFFTSIIFYIALILIFKSPFDYVWETFSGEGLEAGFMPANGRGLNPILQNYWITIHPPILFIGYSMMAVPFVLALAALIKKEYKTWIDILMPWALSGTAILGLGIMLGGFWAYETLGWGGFWAWDPVENSSLIPWMIAVALVHTLMVQRRTGGLIKTNLILGMLSFIFVVYATFLTRSGILGDTSVHSFVTPGAIVYTMLIFFQITYLGLGIFYIAYRFKDINKYLSKTTIKDFSKEYSLTLGSILILAMAAIVIMGTSWPAVAELFGQQKVAIEISVYDKFGTVFAIVFLLINGFSLYQKWMIGNLKDVFGKIILPFIASALLVVLLAFMGLDSFNFILLTFAAVFSLLTNLEFLIRNLAKNPKKLGPYLSHFGVAFLILGTVASGGYEATQQIRLTENQTKSAFGYDFTFIGKNRIEQEFKDREKYRYNVSIKKGNEEKVVGPIIYWSDFNEWKSPFLEPGVFVKVEKDIYLAPKAVEAAHTSPEAYLRKAESTLVPIDSSLRISITGFDFDQVSGVRGNTAVIGTILKTQFADESSRADTLYSMLDVTTWESQPNWYQIPDTEVEISMIRLVRDMNDVQNTKAHLVFKKAGMPEPEPMEIFTFDVTIKPFINLVWLGTILIVVGFLLPISKYTAKGRKNNITQE, from the coding sequence ATGTTTGGTAAAATTTTAATCATTTTGACAGTGCTTTTTGGCTTACTGTCAACTATTCTCTATTTAGTTTCCTACAAGAAAGACCACTTACGCAAGTTAGGTAGGATATTTTACTATTTGATGACCGCAGGAATCGTGGGAGCAAGTATTTATCTGCTTGCCAACATCTTGGGGCACAACTTCCAATTCACTTATATTTGGGAGTATTCTTCCACCGAACTGCAGAATTACTTCTTGGTTGCCTCTTTTTATTCTGGGCAACAAGGCTCATTCATGCTATGGATGATTGTTCTTGCTATCGTCGGACTGTTTCTCATAAACGGTACCAAGAATAATGGATATGAATCATTAGCAATGGGATTCTTCACATCCATAATTTTCTATATTGCATTGATTTTAATCTTCAAAAGCCCATTCGATTATGTTTGGGAAACATTTTCAGGCGAAGGACTCGAAGCCGGGTTTATGCCGGCAAACGGGCGAGGGCTCAATCCGATTTTGCAAAATTATTGGATTACAATTCATCCGCCGATTCTATTTATTGGCTATTCGATGATGGCTGTGCCTTTTGTATTGGCATTAGCCGCTCTTATCAAAAAAGAATACAAAACTTGGATTGACATTCTGATGCCGTGGGCATTATCCGGAACTGCCATCTTAGGTTTGGGCATCATGCTCGGTGGTTTTTGGGCATACGAAACATTAGGTTGGGGTGGTTTTTGGGCTTGGGACCCGGTCGAAAATTCATCACTTATTCCATGGATGATAGCCGTTGCTTTGGTGCATACCTTGATGGTTCAGCGTCGAACCGGCGGATTAATCAAAACGAATCTTATTCTGGGAATGCTCTCTTTCATTTTTGTGGTCTATGCAACGTTTTTGACTCGCAGCGGTATCTTAGGTGATACTTCAGTTCACTCATTCGTTACTCCCGGGGCAATCGTATATACCATGTTGATATTTTTCCAAATCACCTATTTAGGACTTGGAATTTTCTATATCGCATATAGATTCAAAGATATTAATAAGTATCTGAGTAAAACCACTATCAAAGATTTCTCTAAAGAATATTCCTTGACATTAGGTTCGATACTGATTTTAGCTATGGCTGCTATTGTAATTATGGGAACAAGTTGGCCCGCAGTTGCAGAATTATTCGGACAACAAAAAGTAGCAATCGAAATATCGGTCTATGACAAATTCGGAACTGTCTTTGCAATTGTTTTCCTTCTCATCAACGGTTTTTCACTATACCAAAAATGGATGATTGGCAATTTGAAAGATGTATTCGGCAAAATCATACTTCCATTTATAGCTTCAGCATTACTCGTAGTATTGCTTGCATTCATGGGATTAGACAGCTTTAATTTCATTTTGCTCACATTTGCCGCAGTTTTCTCACTTCTCACAAATCTCGAATTTTTGATTAGAAATCTCGCTAAAAATCCCAAAAAGCTTGGTCCATACCTTTCTCACTTTGGTGTTGCATTCTTGATTTTAGGTACCGTTGCAAGTGGGGGGTATGAAGCCACTCAGCAAATTAGATTGACTGAAAATCAGACAAAATCTGCTTTCGGTTATGACTTCACATTCATCGGGAAAAATAGAATCGAGCAAGAGTTCAAAGACAGAGAGAAATACCGATACAATGTATCTATTAAAAAAGGCAATGAAGAAAAAGTAGTCGGACCAATTATTTATTGGAGCGATTTTAATGAATGGAAATCACCATTCTTAGAACCCGGCGTATTCGTAAAAGTCGAAAAAGATATTTATCTGGCTCCAAAAGCTGTCGAAGCGGCACATACTTCACCAGAAGCATACCTCCGTAAAGCCGAGTCAACATTAGTGCCGATTGATTCGAGTCTCAGAATTTCAATCACAGGATTTGATTTTGACCAAGTATCAGGCGTCAGAGGAAATACTGCAGTAATAGGAACTATTTTGAAAACTCAATTTGCTGACGAAAGTTCACGAGCGGACACGCTTTATTCGATGTTGGACGTAACTACTTGGGAATCGCAGCCAAATTGGTATCAAATCCCCGATACAGAAGTTGAAATTAGCATGATTAGACTCGTTCGCGATATGAATGATGTCCAAAATACCAAAGCACACTTAGTATTCAAAAAGGCAGGAATGCCTGAACCTGAACCAATGGAAATTTTCACATTCGATGTTACAATCAAGCCTTTCATCAATCTTGTTTGGCTCGGAACTATTCTAATCGTGGTAGGATTTTTGCTACCGATTTCGAAGTACACGGCAAAAGGAAGGAAAAATAATATTACTCAAGAGTAA
- a CDS encoding cytochrome c maturation protein CcmE, producing the protein MKTKYIIGIVAVAIFAALAIFSFDSSKIEYASFPEAKDKAKVVQVIGSWDQTEGQEYNSEANTFSFSMVDELGNKARVVSTGSKPNNFDVAPMVVIKGKFEGNDFHASNILTKCPSKYEGEFEELEGTQLYKN; encoded by the coding sequence ATGAAAACAAAATATATAATCGGAATCGTTGCGGTAGCAATATTTGCCGCACTCGCTATATTCTCTTTCGATTCTTCTAAAATCGAATATGCAAGTTTCCCCGAAGCTAAAGACAAAGCAAAAGTTGTCCAAGTTATTGGTTCATGGGACCAAACCGAAGGACAAGAGTACAACTCCGAAGCTAATACTTTTTCTTTCTCGATGGTTGATGAACTCGGCAACAAAGCTCGAGTGGTAAGCACAGGCTCAAAGCCAAATAACTTCGACGTTGCTCCTATGGTTGTAATCAAAGGTAAATTCGAAGGTAACGATTTTCATGCGTCCAACATTCTTACAAAATGCCCTTCAAAATACGAAGGCGAGTTTGAAGAATTGGAAGGAACACAACTTTATAAAAATTAA
- a CDS encoding CcmD family protein, protein MEQFLHDNSLFVVLGIALILWFGLGIYMFSLDKKVSKLEKQIATNKE, encoded by the coding sequence ATGGAACAATTTCTGCATGATAATTCGCTCTTTGTAGTACTTGGAATCGCATTGATTCTATGGTTCGGCTTAGGTATTTACATGTTCTCTTTAGATAAAAAAGTCAGTAAATTGGAAAAACAAATCGCAACAAACAAAGAATAG
- the ccsA gene encoding cytochrome c biogenesis protein CcsA — MKFVIMFGAIILAALFAAIGGYTKPKALWWKVIAILMVAFALILTILPPVSGNLATARYIKEGFYESLNLHITNKTENHYFDAQSGKWFVYFGDKPADLSDPSVVNFNRKLVIHSKELPHGFSEDSELVIKAGYDKENDAIKFIETKYVNPLFDYPFVPNLDERIKILNLHVPMAWIAVIAYLMSMIYAIRYLKSGDLKWDINTASAAALGNLFAILATVTGMLWAKYNWGTYWNWDPRQTSIFVLILIYAAFFALRAAIDNPERRAKLSSVYSIISFVTVPFLVFILPRMSSGLHPGSADDVNAGPLVSAQPSALDTNLVWGFGLALFAFTVIYFWLFNILVRMNIIKNKLS, encoded by the coding sequence ATGAAATTTGTTATAATGTTTGGGGCTATAATCTTAGCGGCACTATTCGCTGCAATTGGTGGTTACACTAAACCCAAAGCTTTATGGTGGAAAGTTATCGCAATCCTGATGGTCGCATTCGCTCTGATTCTGACTATTCTACCGCCTGTATCCGGCAATCTTGCTACTGCTCGCTATATCAAAGAGGGATTTTACGAAAGCCTCAACCTTCATATCACTAATAAAACCGAGAATCATTACTTCGACGCCCAATCAGGCAAATGGTTTGTCTATTTCGGCGACAAACCCGCTGACCTTTCCGACCCTTCGGTAGTGAATTTCAATCGCAAGTTGGTCATACATTCTAAAGAACTTCCACATGGATTTTCCGAAGATTCAGAATTAGTAATCAAAGCCGGGTACGACAAAGAGAACGATGCCATTAAATTTATCGAAACTAAATATGTCAATCCTCTTTTCGATTATCCTTTTGTTCCCAATTTGGACGAGCGAATCAAAATCTTGAATCTGCATGTGCCAATGGCTTGGATAGCAGTAATAGCTTATTTGATGTCTATGATATATGCCATTCGATATTTGAAATCGGGCGATTTGAAATGGGACATCAATACTGCATCTGCTGCAGCCTTAGGCAACCTTTTCGCAATATTGGCTACTGTAACGGGTATGTTGTGGGCAAAATATAATTGGGGTACATATTGGAACTGGGACCCTCGTCAAACGTCTATATTTGTATTGATATTGATTTATGCAGCATTTTTTGCTCTCAGAGCTGCGATTGATAACCCGGAGCGTAGAGCCAAACTCAGCTCAGTTTATTCAATCATATCCTTTGTTACAGTGCCTTTTTTGGTCTTTATTTTGCCAAGAATGTCAAGCGGCTTGCATCCCGGCTCTGCCGATGATGTCAATGCAGGACCACTTGTTTCAGCACAGCCAAGTGCTTTGGATACTAATTTAGTTTGGGGCTTTGGGTTGGCTTTGTTTGCATTTACAGTCATTTACTTCTGGCTGTTCAATATTTTAGTCAGAATGAACATTATTAAGAATAAATTGAGTTAA
- a CDS encoding ATP-binding protein, with translation MKADNSHNNSICTAGDAVELSRIRDFVKSKAEVFGFGDGDCNKIVLAVDEACSNLIEHAYRKDASKLLCVEIDSSDKDFIIKILDNATPFDPLNVLQTDMEEYFKTLKRGGLGIKIMLMVMDEILYYPSNEQNPVNTLILKKHLN, from the coding sequence ATGAAAGCTGATAATTCACATAACAACTCTATTTGTACGGCTGGTGACGCAGTTGAACTTTCGCGTATTCGTGACTTTGTCAAATCTAAAGCTGAAGTCTTCGGTTTCGGCGATGGCGATTGCAATAAAATAGTGCTTGCGGTGGACGAAGCCTGCTCAAATTTGATTGAACACGCTTACCGAAAAGATGCCTCAAAACTACTCTGCGTTGAAATTGATTCATCAGATAAGGACTTCATCATCAAAATTTTGGACAATGCAACACCCTTTGACCCTTTGAATGTACTTCAAACCGATATGGAGGAGTATTTCAAAACGCTCAAAAGAGGAGGGCTTGGCATCAAAATCATGCTTATGGTGATGGACGAAATCCTTTACTATCCTTCAAATGAACAGAATCCTGTCAATACTTTAATCCTAAAGAAGCATTTAAACTAA
- a CDS encoding STAS domain-containing protein, producing the protein MIDEKLKIQTKKNEDIHCVYLNGYLDAHTAPKLEETFQRIINDGDYKILVNFSELDYISSAGLGVFMAYIEDVRNNGGDIKLTSMKDKVFSVFDLLGFPMLFDIDADEQDGIAKLANNQFR; encoded by the coding sequence ATGATTGATGAAAAATTGAAGATACAGACCAAAAAAAATGAAGATATACATTGTGTGTATCTGAATGGCTATCTTGACGCTCACACAGCACCAAAACTCGAAGAGACCTTCCAACGAATAATTAATGATGGAGACTATAAGATTTTGGTCAACTTTAGCGAGTTGGACTATATCAGCAGTGCCGGTTTGGGTGTATTCATGGCATACATCGAAGATGTACGCAATAATGGTGGCGACATCAAACTAACTTCGATGAAGGATAAAGTCTTCTCGGTTTTTGACTTGCTCGGTTTCCCGATGCTTTTTGATATTGATGCTGACGAGCAAGACGGAATTGCGAAATTAGCGAATAATCAATTTAGATGA
- a CDS encoding NAD(P)H-hydrate dehydratase, producing the protein MENILTIEQTRKADAYAIESLGISSQILMENAARASFEVIRERVLIEESIAIFCGTGNNGGDGLALARHLHVNGFESIKIFLFGSPDKMSAETRSNYEIVRKMQIPMYENLEHSFIFDMLKESDVVIESLIGVGADENLRGNTPDLLKLLNFADAMKIAIDVPAGLNADTGRAHIDAFSAEITLTMFASKLGMYLQDGPNHCGEIIVCNLGAPLNSPHADAYMCLDDESASEILGVRNQNSDKFDFGRVLVIAGSDSMPGAAALTANSAIKSGAGLVELLTPNIHPALLPEVIAYKLKSNSDGTISPGNKDLILSRCKKASSIVIGPGIGTNDSTLKMLNEIIAEFPETPIVIDADGLRIISNDIELNNNIILTPHIYEFSKLANLPVEEIQNDIMNIAKKFSLEQNCTLLLKSHPTIITNGDSTILNLGGNSGMATAGSGDVLSGIIGTLAAQSDDLLHSTALAAYLHSRAGDLYSMENDEYTLTASSIIDYLPGSFKSIISTEIE; encoded by the coding sequence ATGGAAAATATTTTAACAATCGAGCAAACACGCAAAGCAGATGCTTACGCAATCGAAAGTCTGGGCATCAGCTCTCAGATTTTGATGGAAAATGCAGCACGCGCATCATTTGAAGTGATAAGAGAAAGAGTTTTAATAGAAGAAAGTATTGCAATATTTTGCGGTACAGGAAATAACGGTGGAGATGGTTTGGCTTTGGCGAGACATTTGCATGTGAATGGATTCGAATCAATCAAGATTTTCCTCTTTGGTTCGCCGGACAAGATGAGTGCCGAAACAAGAAGCAATTACGAAATAGTCCGAAAAATGCAAATTCCAATGTATGAAAATCTTGAGCATAGTTTCATATTTGATATGCTGAAAGAATCGGATGTCGTGATTGAATCATTAATAGGCGTTGGAGCTGATGAAAATCTTCGCGGCAATACTCCGGATTTGCTAAAACTTTTGAATTTTGCCGATGCAATGAAAATCGCAATTGATGTACCGGCAGGATTGAATGCCGATACGGGACGGGCACATATTGATGCTTTCAGTGCCGAAATCACTTTGACTATGTTTGCCTCAAAATTGGGAATGTATCTGCAAGATGGGCCCAATCATTGCGGTGAAATCATTGTTTGCAATCTCGGAGCACCTCTAAATTCACCTCACGCAGATGCTTATATGTGCTTGGATGATGAATCGGCAAGTGAAATTCTTGGCGTTCGTAATCAAAATAGTGACAAATTTGATTTTGGACGAGTCCTTGTCATTGCGGGTTCGGATTCAATGCCCGGAGCAGCTGCACTAACAGCAAATTCGGCGATTAAGTCAGGAGCAGGTCTCGTTGAGTTGCTCACGCCAAACATTCATCCGGCACTTTTGCCCGAAGTCATTGCATATAAATTGAAATCAAATTCTGACGGAACAATTTCGCCCGGAAACAAAGATTTAATCCTCAGTCGTTGCAAAAAGGCAAGTTCTATTGTAATTGGTCCCGGAATTGGAACGAATGATTCAACTTTGAAAATGCTGAATGAGATTATAGCTGAATTTCCTGAAACACCTATTGTGATAGATGCAGACGGATTGCGAATCATCAGCAATGACATTGAGTTAAATAATAATATAATACTTACGCCACACATATACGAATTTTCCAAATTGGCGAATCTGCCCGTTGAGGAGATTCAAAATGATATAATGAATATTGCTAAGAAATTTTCTCTCGAACAAAATTGTACGCTTCTTTTAAAGTCACACCCCACAATTATTACAAATGGTGATAGCACTATTTTGAATTTGGGGGGAAATTCGGGAATGGCAACTGCCGGTAGCGGTGACGTACTGAGCGGAATAATCGGCACTTTAGCGGCACAATCCGATGATTTGCTGCATTCGACTGCATTGGCGGCATATTTACATTCGAGAGCCGGAGATTTGTATTCAATGGAAAATGATGAATACACCCTTACAGCATCTTCGATTATTGATTATTTGCCGGGCTCTTTCAAATCTATTATAAGCACAGAAATAGAATAA
- a CDS encoding VanZ family protein, with protein MINKKLIFTLPVVMMAIAIFVMSSIHQVPFVSDAIMGQDKILHLTAYFIFGILLQFAVVAQKPNLTLKKTYFAVAIIGILYALSDELHQHFVPGRMCDFWDVAADAIGILLSLLLLPKIKKFVESKLS; from the coding sequence ATGATAAATAAAAAACTGATTTTTACATTGCCGGTCGTCATGATGGCAATTGCAATTTTTGTGATGTCTTCGATACACCAAGTTCCCTTTGTTTCGGATGCAATCATGGGTCAAGACAAAATTTTACATCTTACTGCATATTTTATATTCGGAATATTGTTGCAATTTGCGGTTGTAGCTCAAAAACCAAATCTGACACTTAAAAAAACTTACTTCGCAGTAGCGATAATAGGAATTTTATATGCCTTGAGTGACGAACTCCACCAACACTTTGTACCCGGCAGAATGTGTGATTTTTGGGATGTCGCAGCGGATGCAATCGGAATCTTATTGAGCCTGTTGTTATTGCCCAAAATCAAGAAGTTCGTTGAGAGTAAATTGTCATAA
- a CDS encoding DUF5686 and carboxypeptidase regulatory-like domain-containing protein, translating to MKIVTLIIATILFNISTIYSAEVFVVEGNVIDATNGKAVPGASIRIEGTNRGTYSSSKGFFRLSVNKGETLLVRSLGYSSDSLIVKVKPEKLEFKLKPVPVVTGNVNVTAAITPEQIIERAVKKRNENVQKLRTFSGELYSKLVMELDGSLLSINTSEDGKVSMGASVGIGGSEEPSDSKKYIIMETFSTVQKDYEKNISEATINKRRQTANIPSEQNIMAITQFVSFYDDDITFLKTTMPSPIGTSALSDYNFTLKDRINQNDRYIYVLNVEPKSDIYPRFEGEIRIVEETYNIVELELSPSSTTAIPFFQNLVIKQKYSESEEKVWYPAFLEVSAKAKVDVVKGILGFSTDVKATSIFSDAKINVVLPDSFYTKDMSKRSIRISSLADTRDSLFWEQNSMRELSDREIEIYAKVESAVALDSVQTAQTQSNVNFSWMIPYIDFNRVSSVSLGLKPSLEAYGFNLNTLGYFSFGLQDVFGSVQLELPPLKMAGADFIFSGKVFSVQDEFGHSIGQYPRLFNTAAAAFVHEDYNDYYQNDGFGLGLDISSKNLKFALSAEFSRNFSLDKTTNASLFEDYEWRNHPKAIDGDYRILRSIIAYGKIIPIMLPETIDAEINIDAFGGQETKTETDFGGISGRFIVSIPTFQTGYGAMKLMLSLSGGIATDDTPVQYQHRMATRLFILNNVGNFYTAPLGFYGGNKYYSVQALYNLSDIWWRWIGLPTYEGRGPELTIGGTYGEYYNNSNSFYRETGSAGYSEAGFGLSRIPTFFSNVLYWSFDVRFGIGPNAKGRTGGALSVTAPF from the coding sequence ATGAAAATTGTAACTTTGATCATTGCTACCATTTTGTTTAATATTTCGACTATTTACTCTGCCGAGGTTTTTGTTGTTGAAGGGAATGTCATTGATGCCACGAACGGCAAGGCTGTTCCCGGGGCGAGCATCAGAATTGAAGGAACAAACCGAGGTACTTACTCATCATCTAAAGGATTTTTCAGACTAAGTGTAAACAAAGGCGAAACACTGCTTGTGCGGTCCTTGGGCTATAGCTCAGACTCGTTGATAGTTAAAGTTAAGCCGGAGAAATTGGAATTCAAACTCAAACCTGTTCCGGTGGTTACCGGAAATGTGAATGTAACGGCTGCGATTACTCCAGAACAAATAATAGAAAGGGCTGTGAAGAAACGGAATGAAAATGTGCAAAAGCTACGCACTTTTTCGGGTGAGCTATACTCAAAATTAGTAATGGAACTTGATGGTTCTCTGCTTTCAATTAATACAAGTGAAGATGGAAAAGTGTCTATGGGTGCATCAGTTGGTATAGGTGGAAGTGAAGAGCCTTCGGACAGTAAAAAATATATAATTATGGAAACATTTTCAACAGTTCAAAAGGATTATGAGAAAAATATTAGCGAAGCGACTATAAATAAACGCCGCCAAACTGCAAATATTCCATCTGAACAGAATATTATGGCAATCACTCAGTTTGTTAGTTTTTACGATGATGATATTACTTTTCTGAAAACGACAATGCCTTCTCCCATTGGTACTTCTGCCCTATCTGATTATAATTTCACATTAAAAGATAGAATTAACCAAAATGATAGATATATTTATGTATTAAATGTTGAGCCGAAGTCAGATATTTACCCTCGGTTTGAAGGTGAAATTCGAATAGTGGAAGAAACATATAATATCGTAGAACTTGAACTTAGCCCAAGTTCTACAACCGCAATTCCATTTTTTCAAAACCTTGTAATAAAACAAAAGTACAGCGAATCTGAAGAAAAAGTCTGGTATCCGGCATTTCTTGAGGTAAGTGCTAAAGCCAAAGTTGATGTTGTCAAAGGAATATTAGGTTTCTCGACGGATGTAAAAGCAACAAGTATTTTTAGTGATGCAAAAATAAATGTAGTCCTGCCGGATTCTTTTTATACAAAAGATATGAGCAAGCGTAGCATAAGGATTTCTTCGCTTGCTGATACACGAGACTCCTTATTCTGGGAGCAAAATTCGATGCGTGAATTGTCCGATAGAGAAATTGAGATTTATGCGAAAGTTGAAAGTGCCGTAGCGCTTGATTCTGTTCAAACCGCTCAAACCCAAAGCAATGTCAATTTTAGCTGGATGATACCTTATATAGATTTCAACAGGGTTTCTTCTGTTTCTTTGGGATTGAAACCAAGTTTGGAAGCATATGGATTTAATTTAAATACTTTGGGTTATTTTAGTTTTGGGCTGCAGGATGTTTTTGGGAGCGTTCAGTTGGAATTGCCACCTTTAAAAATGGCAGGTGCGGATTTCATATTTAGTGGTAAAGTTTTTTCAGTTCAGGACGAGTTCGGGCATTCCATAGGTCAGTATCCCCGACTTTTCAATACTGCAGCGGCTGCATTCGTTCATGAGGATTATAACGACTATTATCAAAACGATGGATTTGGATTAGGGTTGGATATAAGTTCCAAAAATCTTAAATTCGCTTTAAGTGCGGAATTTTCAAGAAATTTTTCACTTGATAAAACTACAAATGCATCTCTTTTTGAGGATTATGAATGGCGAAATCATCCAAAAGCAATTGATGGTGATTATCGAATCTTGCGCTCAATCATTGCTTATGGTAAAATTATTCCAATTATGCTTCCTGAAACGATTGATGCCGAAATCAATATTGATGCTTTCGGAGGTCAGGAAACGAAAACTGAAACAGATTTTGGTGGTATTAGTGGCAGATTCATTGTTTCAATTCCGACATTTCAGACAGGATATGGAGCGATGAAACTCATGTTGTCACTTTCAGGTGGTATAGCAACAGACGATACTCCGGTCCAATACCAACACCGCATGGCTACGAGGCTATTTATTTTGAACAATGTGGGTAATTTCTATACAGCACCACTTGGGTTTTATGGCGGAAATAAATATTATTCGGTTCAAGCACTTTATAATTTATCTGATATTTGGTGGCGATGGATTGGACTTCCAACATATGAAGGCAGAGGTCCTGAACTAACAATCGGTGGCACATATGGCGAATATTACAACAATTCAAATTCATTTTACCGAGAAACTGGTTCAGCCGGTTATTCTGAAGCAGGTTTTGGATTATCTCGCATACCAACATTTTTTAGCAATGTACTTTATTGGTCATTTGATGTTCGGTTTGGCATTGGTCCAAACGCCAAGGGTAGAACCGGCGGTGCCTTATCGGTAACTGCACCGTTTTAA